A single window of Methylobacterium nodulans ORS 2060 DNA harbors:
- a CDS encoding mandelate racemase/muconate lactonizing enzyme family protein yields the protein MRIVDVREVTKPIASPIRNAYIDFTKMTTSLVAVVTDVVRDGRRVVGYGFNSNGRYGQGGLIRERFRDRILEAPPESLVDESNGTLDPHRIWAAMMTNEKPGGHGERSVAVGTLDIAIWDATAKIAGKPLFRLLAERTGRAADPKVFVYAAGGYYYPGKDDSALRAEMRSYLDRGYTVVKMKIGGASLAEDQRRIEAVLAEIGVQARLAVDANGRFDLETAIAYAKMLRQYPLFWYEEAGDPLDYALQAALAEFYPGPMATGENLFSHQDARNLLRYGGMRPDRDWLQFDCALSYGLVEYLRTLEVLERFGWSPARCIPHGGHQMSLNIAAGLGLGGNESYPDLFQPYGGFPDGVRVEDGHIVMPELPGIGFEGKSDLIRVMRDLAA from the coding sequence ATGCGCATCGTCGACGTTCGCGAGGTCACGAAGCCGATCGCCTCCCCGATCCGCAACGCCTATATCGACTTCACGAAGATGACCACGAGCCTCGTGGCCGTCGTCACGGACGTGGTGCGCGACGGGCGGCGGGTCGTCGGCTACGGCTTCAACTCGAACGGCCGCTACGGCCAGGGCGGCCTGATCCGCGAGCGGTTCCGGGACCGGATCCTGGAGGCGCCGCCCGAGAGCCTCGTCGACGAGAGCAACGGCACCCTCGATCCGCACCGGATCTGGGCCGCGATGATGACCAACGAGAAGCCCGGCGGCCACGGCGAGCGCTCGGTGGCGGTTGGCACCCTCGACATAGCGATCTGGGACGCCACGGCCAAGATTGCCGGCAAACCGCTGTTCCGGCTGCTCGCCGAGCGGACCGGCCGGGCTGCGGATCCGAAGGTCTTCGTCTACGCGGCGGGCGGCTACTACTATCCCGGCAAGGACGATTCCGCCCTGCGGGCCGAGATGCGCAGCTATCTCGACCGCGGCTATACCGTCGTGAAGATGAAGATCGGCGGCGCCTCCCTGGCCGAGGATCAGCGCCGGATCGAGGCGGTGCTCGCCGAGATCGGCGTGCAGGCGCGGCTGGCCGTCGACGCGAACGGGCGCTTCGACCTCGAAACCGCGATCGCCTACGCCAAGATGCTGCGCCAGTACCCGCTGTTCTGGTACGAGGAGGCCGGCGACCCGCTCGACTATGCCCTCCAGGCGGCGCTGGCGGAGTTCTATCCCGGACCGATGGCCACGGGCGAGAACCTGTTCTCGCACCAGGATGCGAGGAACCTGCTGCGCTATGGCGGGATGCGGCCCGATCGCGACTGGCTGCAGTTCGACTGCGCCCTGTCCTACGGTCTCGTCGAGTACCTGCGCACCCTCGAGGTGCTTGAGCGGTTCGGCTGGTCGCCCGCCCGCTGCATCCCGCATGGCGGGCACCAGATGTCGCTCAACATCGCGGCGGGTCTGGGCCTGGGCGGCAACGAGAGCTACCCGGACCTGTTCCAGCCCTATGGCGGCTTCCCGGACGGCGTGCGGGTCGAGGATGGCCACATCGTCATGCCGGAGCTTCCCGGCATCGGGTTCGAGGGCAAGTCGGACCTGATCCGGGTGATGCGCGACCTCGCCGCGTGA
- a CDS encoding MucR family transcriptional regulator: protein MSEENRGRQTKLITLAADLVSAYVANNSVPAAGLPDLISVVHGSLAALGQPAAPKPEPLVPPVPIKKTVTPDYLISLEDGRQYKSLKRHLSTRGLTPEEYRRKWGLPYDYPMVAANYAAQRSELAKSIGLGRNRAAAAKRMADPVVSAPAPTPRRGRARKAA from the coding sequence GTGTCAGAAGAAAATCGAGGTCGTCAGACCAAACTCATTACGCTCGCAGCCGATCTCGTCTCGGCCTACGTAGCCAACAACTCCGTTCCGGCGGCCGGCCTGCCCGACCTGATCAGCGTGGTGCACGGCTCGCTCGCGGCCCTGGGGCAGCCCGCGGCACCCAAGCCCGAGCCACTGGTCCCGCCGGTGCCGATCAAGAAAACCGTCACCCCGGACTACCTCATCAGCCTGGAGGATGGGCGGCAATACAAGTCGCTCAAGCGCCATCTGAGCACGCGCGGGCTCACGCCCGAGGAATATCGCCGCAAGTGGGGTCTTCCCTACGATTACCCGATGGTGGCGGCGAACTACGCGGCCCAGCGCTCGGAGCTCGCCAAGAGCATCGGCCTTGGCCGCAATCGCGCCGCCGCGGCGAAGCGCATGGCGGATCCCGTGGTGAGCGCCCCTGCGCCGACGCCACGCCGCGGACGCGCCCGCAAGGCGGCCTGA
- a CDS encoding LysR family transcriptional regulator yields the protein MDLDWLKDFLALAEQRTFSRAAEVRNVTQPAFSRRIRALEDWIGTPLFVRGAQGAVLTPAGAHLQPLAAELARSLDRARRETRAVGAAETATLSIAATHALSFTFFPAWIRRHLRVEVLGTLNLISDSLEACEQIMLAGEVHFLLCHTHPDVPLRVDADRFPSRRVGDDLLVPVCAPDAAGAPLWPLPGPPGAPTRLLAYSQASGLGRILAAREADRPSGTALETVFTSHLAATLMSMAREGHGLAWLPLTLAEEDLARGRLVRAGPDAFAIPVEITLFRAIGCRNPAADAMWAQVTGIHAGDDPGGQPGRSGMADPE from the coding sequence ATGGACCTGGACTGGCTCAAGGATTTCCTGGCGCTTGCCGAGCAGAGGACCTTCTCGCGCGCGGCGGAGGTCCGGAACGTCACCCAACCCGCCTTCAGCCGGCGCATCCGTGCCCTGGAGGACTGGATCGGCACCCCGCTCTTCGTGCGGGGGGCGCAGGGGGCGGTGCTCACGCCGGCCGGCGCCCACCTGCAGCCGCTCGCCGCCGAGCTGGCGCGCAGCCTCGACCGGGCCCGGCGCGAGACCCGCGCCGTGGGCGCGGCCGAGACCGCGACGCTGTCGATCGCGGCGACCCACGCCCTGTCCTTCACCTTCTTTCCCGCCTGGATCCGCCGGCATTTGCGCGTCGAGGTGCTCGGGACGCTCAACCTGATCTCGGACAGCCTCGAAGCCTGCGAGCAGATCATGCTGGCCGGGGAGGTGCATTTCCTGCTCTGCCACACCCATCCGGACGTGCCGCTGCGTGTCGATGCCGACCGCTTCCCGAGCCGGCGCGTGGGCGACGATCTCCTGGTCCCGGTCTGCGCCCCGGATGCCGCGGGCGCCCCGCTGTGGCCGCTCCCCGGCCCGCCGGGCGCCCCGACCCGCCTCCTCGCCTACAGCCAAGCCTCCGGGCTCGGCCGCATCCTGGCGGCGCGGGAGGCGGACCGGCCCAGCGGCACGGCCCTGGAGACCGTCTTCACCTCTCATCTCGCCGCGACGCTGATGAGCATGGCCCGGGAGGGTCACGGCCTCGCATGGCTGCCCCTGACCCTGGCGGAGGAGGATCTGGCACGCGGGCGCCTCGTCCGGGCCGGGCCGGACGCGTTCGCGATTCCGGTCGAGATCACGCTGTTCCGGGCGATCGGCTGCCGCAATCCCGCAGCCGACGCGATGTGGGCGCAGGTGACGGGCATCCATGCGGGCGACGATCCCGGCGGCCAGCCGGGTCGTTCCGGCATGGCGGACCCGGAATAG